CGCAGGGTATCGACCTGCTCCAACAGTGTCCGCGCCATCGGACGATAATCGAAGCCCAGATGCGTATCGGCGATCACATAGGCCCGGGCCCCCGAAAGCCGCGCCAGATGATGGATTTCATTTTCCCGGTGTGCCGGCAACGCCAACACCGGGATCACGCCGACTCGGAACAGCGCCAGGCTCAACGCGACGAATTCCGCCCGGTTGGGCAACTGCAGCAGGATTCGCTGGCCGGCTTTGAATCCCGCCGCCAGCACCCCCGCCGCCAGCCGTTCCACCCAGCTGTCCAGTTCCCGGTAACTCCAGCGCCGGTCACCGTCCACCAGCGCGGGGCGGTCAGCGAAATCGGCGGCGCGGCGGCGCCACCAGCTGCCCAGATCGAGATCGCGCCAATAACCTTTGCGCCGGTAACGCTCCGCCGTTCGCGGCGGCCAGGGTACACAGCCTTCCAACATGGTTGCCTCCTTTGCGGTCAACAGAGGTCAGTCACCCCATCGCGCCGGCCGGAACCCCGGCCGGACGAATCGAGGCACCGTGTGTCAAAGTCCCGTCCAGTGCACGGGACAGGCCTTCCAGTTCGATCCACAACACGCCGGTGCGCTCCGCCGCTTCGACGGAAAATACCGGATCGTCGCCCACCAGATTGTTCAACAGCACGCGGTCCTCCGCCCGCGCCCCCAGACGCACGCGCCGCAATGCCGTGGCGCCGTTGTCGTGTCGCACGGTGGCCGGATGCTGCGGCGGATCGTAGGGCGTCACCAAAAAGGGAAGCCGGCTGTGGCGCGGATAGGCGAAACGGAAGCGGGTGCGCTGGCCGTCCGGACGGGTACGCCGCCAGGGCACGAAACGGCCGAGGGCGATGCCGCAGCGTTTCAGTCTGGCCGTCACCGCCTTGGGGTCATCATTGGTCACCACCGCCACGTCACAAAACCCTTCCCCGGCCTCCCCCCAGCGCACCATGCGTTCGCCGGCGCCACGCCCGGCCATCAGATCGATGGGCCATTTGAAATAACGGGCATTGGCCGGCGTGGTGAGCAATTCGATCACCGGTCCACGACAAAACCAGATGTGCGCGTGCTGGGCTTTTTCCGGGTCGGTGGCGTAGTCCACCTGAAACCCGAGAGCCCGGAAATCCACCACCGCCTGATGCAGATCACGCACCCAGAGCAGCACATGGCTGCAGGACAGACTCATCTCACCCCTCCTCCTCGATCGCCGCCGCCCGCAGCGCATCGAGACACACTTCCCGGGGCTCACCCGGGCGGATCAATTCCGGCATCCCCACCTGCGCCGTCATATCCTTCCACGCCTGTGACACCGCCAACGCCCATTGGCCACTGCCCGCCCGGCGCGCCGGATCCTCGATATCCCGACACAGGCGCGACAGAGCGGACGCCACCGCCTCCGGCCAGACGTCGGCGAACACCCGGTGATAGTCCCCCGGCGCCTGATCACTCAAGGTCACGGTGCTGGGCACCGCCAGACGGTCGGTCCCCGGCCCCGCCATTAACAAACGGCCGGTGTCATCGCGGGGCGCATGCAGGCGCGGGTTCCAAAGCACCGGCCCATGAGTCTCGGCCAGCGTCAGCACCCCGCCTTCCCAACCCAGCGTGATGCGGTGCATCAGGTAGGAATGGTTGTCCGGATCATCGGGATGCACCTGGTTCTGGATGCGCAGCGTGGTGGGCACGCC
This sequence is a window from Alloalcanivorax dieselolei B5. Protein-coding genes within it:
- a CDS encoding VOC family protein is translated as MSLSCSHVLLWVRDLHQAVVDFRALGFQVDYATDPEKAQHAHIWFCRGPVIELLTTPANARYFKWPIDLMAGRGAGERMVRWGEAGEGFCDVAVVTNDDPKAVTARLKRCGIALGRFVPWRRTRPDGQRTRFRFAYPRHSRLPFLVTPYDPPQHPATVRHDNGATALRRVRLGARAEDRVLLNNLVGDDPVFSVEAAERTGVLWIELEGLSRALDGTLTHGASIRPAGVPAGAMG